In Dyadobacter subterraneus, a single genomic region encodes these proteins:
- a CDS encoding oxidoreductase, protein MDSQKTWFVTGASKGLGLSLVKQLLEAGQNVAATSRNIEELTKAVNSSGDSFLPISVDLANEKSVADALEKTNAQFGSIDVVINNAGYGIGGSIEELTDEETRLSFDVNVFAMLNVIRKALPYLRKQKSGHIINISSIAGIAPGTGWSIYAATKYAVIGLSEVLADDVKSFGIKVTVVAPGAFRTSFLTPESLVMTSNPIEEYQAVRDSHAKYLNMDGNQAGDPEKAAAAMIQIVSEQNPPLYLLLGKDAYERAFKKMEVLTQEYEKWEDLTKSTGFEA, encoded by the coding sequence ATGGATTCCCAGAAAACATGGTTTGTAACAGGAGCGTCAAAAGGTTTGGGGCTTAGTTTGGTAAAACAATTATTGGAAGCAGGGCAAAATGTTGCTGCTACATCAAGAAATATCGAAGAATTAACCAAGGCGGTAAATTCTTCCGGGGACTCTTTCCTGCCCATTTCTGTTGATTTAGCTAACGAGAAGAGTGTAGCCGATGCGCTTGAAAAAACGAATGCACAATTCGGCAGTATAGATGTCGTCATTAACAATGCTGGTTATGGAATCGGTGGAAGCATTGAAGAGCTCACGGACGAAGAGACCCGTTTAAGTTTTGATGTCAATGTATTTGCTATGCTGAATGTGATCAGAAAAGCGCTGCCTTACTTGAGAAAGCAAAAATCAGGGCATATTATCAACATTTCTTCCATTGCGGGCATAGCGCCGGGAACTGGCTGGTCAATATATGCGGCAACGAAATATGCTGTGATCGGTTTGTCGGAAGTATTGGCAGATGATGTAAAATCGTTTGGTATTAAGGTAACCGTTGTGGCTCCCGGCGCCTTTCGCACAAGTTTCCTAACACCGGAATCTTTGGTAATGACCAGCAATCCGATTGAGGAATACCAGGCTGTGAGAGATTCACATGCCAAATACTTAAACATGGATGGAAACCAGGCCGGCGACCCTGAAAAAGCCGCTGCTGCCATGATTCAGATTGTTTCAGAACAAAATCCTCCCTTATATCTTTTACTAGGAAAAGATGCCTATGAACGGGCATTCAAAAAAATGGAGGTTTTGACTCAAGAATATGAAAAGTGGGAAGATCTGACAAAATCCACCGGTTTTGAAGCATGA
- a CDS encoding IclR family transcriptional regulator, whose product MIQSVERAFQILEYIAFNGNFVRLNDIADAVGLKKTTVHNFLNTLKELGYIEQDELTPRYRITYKFQCLYSPDVSLFQIKKELKPVLESITEVTRETSYLAIQMGSYFRHELKCEPNRSVRISLELGKEYEMTTTAIGKVFLSYSDHLQNSLIKFQDDSFHETLRQDVVKIKKNGYALDIEKYEPDLNCVAVPVFHQRKVIAVVCVSGPSYRFGEKEISFTLTKLEEMLSRLDKYSSRQI is encoded by the coding sequence ATGATACAATCAGTAGAAAGAGCTTTTCAAATACTGGAATATATCGCATTTAACGGGAACTTTGTCAGGCTAAATGATATTGCAGATGCGGTGGGTTTGAAAAAAACGACTGTGCATAATTTTTTGAACACGCTTAAAGAACTTGGTTATATTGAACAGGACGAATTGACGCCTCGCTACCGGATTACCTATAAATTTCAGTGTCTGTATTCTCCTGATGTGTCGCTTTTCCAAATAAAAAAAGAATTGAAACCGGTTCTGGAAAGCATCACCGAAGTGACCAGAGAAACGTCTTACCTTGCCATTCAAATGGGGTCCTATTTTCGGCATGAACTGAAATGTGAGCCCAACCGTTCTGTACGGATTTCGTTGGAATTGGGTAAAGAATATGAGATGACAACTACTGCAATAGGCAAAGTTTTTCTATCGTATTCGGATCATCTTCAAAATAGCCTGATCAAATTTCAGGATGACAGTTTTCATGAAACATTGAGACAAGATGTTGTAAAAATTAAGAAAAACGGTTACGCACTTGACATTGAAAAATACGAGCCCGACCTTAATTGTGTGGCTGTTCCTGTTTTTCACCAGCGAAAGGTGATTGCAGTAGTTTGTGTTTCCGGACCGTCCTACCGGTTTGGGGAAAAGGAGATCAGTTTTACACTGACAAAGCTGGAAGAAATGTTATCGCGACTGGATAAATATTCTTCACGGCAGATTTAA
- a CDS encoding SdiA-regulated domain-containing protein produces the protein MPNRIYSLLLTFFSVISLVGCNSISRENNLLKEYDLSNPEVFTMPEILKEISGITFNKGRSDSVYAIQDEEGKLFRLGWQNQKVQHVKFGAKGDYEDLAILKDKVIILKSNGDLYSFPFADVRFENMDKAKEWKNILPKGEYEGLYADQVSGEIFVLCKNCSQDNAEKKVSGYILKMTGGLKKTGSFALDVEKIKALTSKVKKGFKPSALTKNPITGDWFILSSLNKVLIVTDKNWKPKEAYPLSSNNFNQPEGIAFDKNGNLYISNEGDETLDGNILKIKRLIK, from the coding sequence ATGCCAAACCGGATTTATTCGTTGTTGCTGACTTTTTTTTCTGTCATTTCATTAGTGGGATGCAATTCGATAAGTAGGGAAAATAATTTATTGAAAGAGTATGACCTGAGTAATCCCGAAGTATTTACGATGCCGGAAATATTAAAAGAGATTTCAGGAATTACTTTTAATAAGGGCAGAAGTGATAGTGTGTATGCTATTCAGGATGAGGAAGGTAAGTTGTTTCGGCTTGGCTGGCAAAATCAGAAAGTACAGCATGTCAAGTTTGGAGCTAAGGGTGATTATGAGGATTTGGCTATTTTGAAAGACAAGGTCATCATTCTTAAAAGTAACGGTGATCTTTATTCTTTTCCCTTTGCAGATGTTCGTTTTGAAAATATGGATAAGGCGAAAGAATGGAAAAACATTTTGCCAAAAGGCGAATATGAGGGCTTATATGCCGATCAGGTTTCAGGTGAAATATTTGTTTTGTGCAAAAATTGCAGTCAGGATAATGCTGAAAAAAAGGTTTCGGGTTATATCCTGAAAATGACCGGCGGACTTAAAAAAACCGGAAGCTTTGCGCTGGACGTAGAAAAAATAAAAGCCCTGACCAGTAAGGTAAAAAAGGGATTTAAACCATCCGCATTAACAAAGAATCCTATCACCGGAGATTGGTTTATTTTGTCTAGTTTAAATAAAGTTCTCATTGTTACGGATAAAAACTGGAAGCCCAAAGAAGCTTACCCATTGAGCAGCAATAATTTTAATCAGCCAGAAGGTATTGCTTTTGATAAAAATGGAAATTTGTACATTTCCAATGAAGGTGATGAAACATTGGATGGCAATATTCTGAAAATTAAAAGATTGATTAAATAA
- a CDS encoding PepSY-associated TM helix domain-containing protein, whose product MENLGYLSIPQLVIRIDHLFSSIAMKLKGLGNRAYNIMFHTHTVSGIVISFALYVIFFAGAFTLFKDEFYQWENPKARVPLVSDIDYDNVFRQIKRKNPYFETDKDLYVAIPSKENPLINIRGREVKKGSEPAYVGFIYNPVSHELQSDTPYTTTVGETLYRLHFLDQLPLLGRYLAGFIALFFFFASLTGLLIHWRNIFSKFYGYSLKGTWRQIWTNAHTVFGLIGLPFQMMYAITGAFYLLTLLILAPAVMVLYGGDQQKLLSVIRPYEGIKFDPKSPETTKNLSISQIISNLKTEHPDYHLTFLNIDNYGREDGVMTTRIVDDRHFTGDGIISVRLRDGKKVVEVIPGNKAYVESVLDGIARLHFAKFGGLLLKTVYFILALFTCFVIISGVLLWKEARNKKNYTEKQKRFHHRVTMWYLSICFGLFPATAILFNAELLVSSESSKHTFWVNTTFFISWLMLIILGLICKTETKMTKVFLVLTGIFSLIIPLTNGLKTGDWIWVALFKSNYFVAGTDIFWLITGISTLFLSLLVKNKSTVVSRKVVEEIA is encoded by the coding sequence ATGGAAAATCTGGGGTATTTATCTATCCCTCAGCTTGTTATTCGCATTGATCATTTATTTTCTTCGATAGCCATGAAATTAAAAGGTTTAGGAAACCGGGCATATAATATTATGTTTCATACGCATACTGTATCTGGCATTGTGATCAGTTTTGCTTTGTACGTTATTTTTTTCGCCGGCGCTTTTACACTTTTCAAAGATGAATTTTATCAGTGGGAAAATCCGAAAGCGCGGGTTCCTCTCGTTTCCGATATTGATTATGACAATGTTTTTAGACAGATAAAACGTAAAAATCCTTATTTTGAAACAGATAAAGATCTGTACGTCGCAATTCCTTCCAAGGAGAATCCGTTAATCAATATTCGTGGAAGAGAAGTAAAAAAAGGTAGCGAGCCAGCTTATGTGGGCTTTATATACAACCCGGTCAGCCATGAGCTGCAATCTGACACTCCTTATACAACCACAGTTGGCGAAACACTATACCGGCTTCATTTTCTGGATCAGCTTCCTTTACTTGGCCGTTACCTTGCCGGTTTCATCGCATTGTTCTTTTTCTTTGCAAGTCTTACCGGTCTTCTTATTCACTGGCGAAATATATTCAGCAAATTCTACGGATATTCATTAAAAGGCACGTGGAGACAGATTTGGACCAATGCGCATACCGTTTTCGGATTGATAGGATTGCCCTTTCAAATGATGTATGCCATCACCGGGGCATTTTATTTACTTACATTGCTGATTCTTGCACCGGCAGTTATGGTTTTATACGGCGGCGATCAGCAAAAACTATTATCCGTTATTCGTCCTTACGAGGGAATAAAATTTGATCCGAAATCGCCTGAGACAACAAAAAATTTATCAATCAGTCAAATTATTTCTAATCTCAAAACAGAGCATCCGGATTATCATCTTACCTTTTTAAACATTGACAATTATGGTCGGGAAGATGGTGTGATGACCACCCGGATTGTTGACGACAGACATTTTACGGGCGACGGCATCATATCGGTCAGGCTTCGTGACGGAAAAAAAGTTGTTGAAGTAATCCCTGGCAATAAGGCTTATGTAGAATCGGTACTAGATGGTATTGCACGGTTGCATTTCGCAAAGTTTGGAGGTTTGTTATTGAAAACGGTTTATTTTATCCTTGCCTTATTTACCTGTTTTGTGATTATAAGCGGAGTTCTGTTGTGGAAGGAAGCAAGAAATAAGAAGAATTATACAGAGAAACAAAAACGTTTTCACCACCGCGTTACAATGTGGTACCTTTCCATTTGTTTTGGATTATTTCCTGCAACAGCTATTCTTTTCAATGCTGAACTGCTGGTATCTTCCGAGTCATCCAAACATACATTCTGGGTTAACACAACCTTTTTTATCTCGTGGCTGATGCTTATCATTTTAGGATTAATTTGTAAAACTGAAACAAAAATGACCAAAGTTTTTCTGGTATTGACCGGAATTTTTTCGCTCATAATTCCTTTGACAAATGGTTTAAAAACCGGAGACTGGATCTGGGTTGCTTTGTTCAAATCTAATTATTTTGTAGCGGGAACTGATATTTTCTGGCTGATAACAGGAATCTCAACACTTTTTTTATCGCTGCTCGTAAAAAATAAATCTACTGTCGTTTCCAGAAAAGTAGTAGAAGAAATTGCCTGA
- a CDS encoding YfbU family protein — MDSEKRNNMIPETISLVERQLLITQCKILSVFGDSTEKALNERRIEILEKGYTGLYQKVFNTLYEEVPISVYEEVESILKMYSAINDSIRLLSDSDKEAIDLSSLEFEGFDENSGMHYYMMSYLVDRMDEYHEYKGRELKSHSTRSLTKYNKMLNIHREFEQLERNKYSLADLQKFIDAVRNGSE; from the coding sequence ATGGATTCAGAAAAGCGTAACAATATGATTCCCGAAACCATCTCTTTGGTGGAGCGGCAACTATTAATTACTCAGTGCAAAATTCTATCCGTTTTCGGAGATTCTACCGAAAAGGCGTTAAATGAGAGACGAATTGAAATTCTGGAAAAGGGATACACAGGCCTTTATCAGAAGGTTTTTAACACATTATATGAAGAAGTACCTATCAGCGTGTACGAGGAAGTTGAGAGTATATTAAAAATGTACAGTGCAATCAATGACTCCATTCGATTACTATCGGATTCCGACAAGGAGGCGATTGACCTCAGCAGCCTGGAATTTGAGGGATTTGATGAAAACAGCGGGATGCATTATTATATGATGTCATACCTGGTTGACAGGATGGATGAGTATCATGAATATAAAGGCCGTGAGTTAAAATCTCACAGTACAAGATCATTAACAAAATATAATAAAATGCTTAACATACACAGAGAATTTGAGCAATTGGAAAGAAACAAATATTCCTTAGCCGATTTACAAAAATTCATCGATGCAGTACGAAATGGAAGCGAATAA
- a CDS encoding YceI family protein has product MAQVKWKLDPAHSEISFKVKHLMISTITGYFRKFDLEVDTVDEDFTKASNILFSADIDSIDTKNEQRDTHLKSQDFFNSEEHSQIKFVGTGFHEEDGETKLKGNLTIKGVTHHIKVKVEFGGVAVDPYGQTKAGFIIKGKISREDFGLTWNAVTEAGSVVVGDKVKFSGEIQLIRQA; this is encoded by the coding sequence ATGGCACAGGTAAAATGGAAATTAGATCCGGCTCACAGCGAAATATCATTTAAAGTTAAACATTTGATGATCAGTACTATTACTGGTTATTTTAGAAAGTTTGATCTTGAAGTTGATACTGTGGATGAAGATTTCACAAAAGCTTCAAATATTCTGTTCAGTGCAGATATTGATTCGATCGATACAAAAAATGAGCAGAGAGATACGCATTTAAAATCACAAGACTTCTTTAACTCAGAGGAGCATAGCCAGATCAAGTTTGTTGGAACCGGATTCCATGAAGAAGATGGTGAAACGAAGCTAAAAGGAAATCTGACTATAAAAGGAGTGACACACCACATAAAAGTAAAGGTTGAATTCGGTGGTGTGGCGGTTGATCCTTATGGCCAGACCAAGGCAGGATTTATAATCAAAGGAAAGATAAGCCGCGAAGATTTTGGCCTGACATGGAACGCAGTCACAGAAGCCGGGAGCGTTGTGGTGGGCGATAAAGTAAAATTTTCGGGTGAAATTCAGCTGATCAGGCAGGCATGA
- the ppk1 gene encoding polyphosphate kinase 1 yields the protein MSAYFFADRDISWLSFNERVLQEAGKDSVPLNERVKFLSIYSSNLDEFYRVRMPAMLALKKIDKEKSGLPVYRQAVEIINRQQDQFGRIFNESILPGLNRYCFKLIYNEKIPDKLKEATTHYFFTQIAGFLQPVLIKGNTDFFLENNQLYQAVVVQYESADEQLYLVNIPTNNISRFFKITQEDGDYIVFLEDIIRQNLQYLFPGSVISGSYNLKITRDAELDLRDEYGDLAKKIEKQLKKRDMGFATRFLYEPGMPLRHLQDMIEIFSLQKASVVEGGKHHNLKDLASLPIYNASLSYPFWPPIQSIKDKDIPGTLFAAIEKDDRIVHAPYQSYDTIIRFFNEAAIDNSVEKIYTTMYRVASDSRIGYALISAAKNGKKVSVLVELKARFDEANNIRWAQKMKAAGVRIIYSSNLLKVHAKIALVKRKNSKVPYLGLLATGNLNESTARFYTDHILLTAYQPMLAEMESLFNFLRKKKKGNLQPLLFQHLLVAQFNLQTRFLEMIDREIDNAKKGLNAAITIKMNNLEEEVLISKLYDASNVGVKINLIVRSICRLVPGVPGQSENITIKRIVDRYLEHGRIFIFHNDGKEEVYMGSADWMNRNIYRRIEVCFPIYNEVIKKQMIELIALQWSDTVQAVLINKNLENVPLTKEGANGVRSQEAIYKLLSGQV from the coding sequence ATGAGTGCTTATTTTTTTGCCGACAGGGATATCAGCTGGCTGTCTTTTAATGAAAGAGTTTTGCAGGAAGCAGGGAAAGATTCCGTGCCGCTGAATGAACGTGTCAAATTTTTGTCAATTTATTCGTCAAATCTGGATGAATTTTACCGCGTGCGTATGCCTGCGATGCTTGCACTGAAAAAGATTGACAAGGAAAAATCCGGATTACCAGTTTACAGGCAGGCAGTAGAAATAATTAACAGGCAGCAGGATCAATTTGGGAGAATATTCAATGAATCCATTTTGCCGGGTTTGAACAGATATTGTTTCAAACTGATTTACAACGAAAAAATTCCGGACAAGTTAAAGGAGGCTACAACACATTATTTTTTTACGCAGATAGCCGGGTTTTTACAACCTGTTCTGATAAAAGGAAATACAGATTTTTTTCTGGAAAATAATCAGCTTTATCAGGCAGTGGTGGTGCAGTACGAGTCTGCCGACGAGCAGTTGTATCTTGTTAATATTCCAACGAATAATATTTCCAGATTTTTTAAAATCACGCAGGAGGATGGCGATTATATCGTTTTTCTCGAAGATATTATCCGCCAGAATTTGCAGTATTTATTTCCCGGATCTGTTATTTCTGGCTCCTATAACCTTAAAATCACCCGTGATGCCGAACTGGATCTTCGTGATGAGTATGGTGACCTGGCGAAGAAAATAGAAAAACAATTGAAAAAAAGAGATATGGGTTTTGCCACCCGTTTTCTTTACGAGCCGGGAATGCCGCTTCGTCATTTACAGGATATGATCGAGATTTTCAGTTTGCAGAAAGCATCTGTGGTTGAAGGTGGAAAGCATCATAATCTTAAAGATCTGGCGTCGCTACCGATTTATAATGCTTCGCTTTCCTATCCATTCTGGCCACCAATTCAGAGTATAAAGGACAAGGATATTCCTGGCACTTTGTTCGCAGCGATTGAAAAAGACGACAGGATTGTTCATGCGCCCTACCAGTCTTACGATACGATTATCCGTTTTTTTAATGAAGCGGCGATAGACAATTCGGTAGAAAAAATTTATACGACCATGTACCGCGTTGCCAGTGATTCGCGCATAGGTTATGCGTTGATCAGCGCGGCCAAAAATGGTAAAAAAGTATCTGTTCTGGTTGAGCTTAAAGCGAGATTTGATGAAGCAAACAATATCCGTTGGGCTCAAAAAATGAAAGCTGCCGGTGTCCGCATTATTTACAGCAGTAACCTACTGAAAGTACATGCGAAAATCGCACTGGTCAAAAGGAAAAATTCTAAGGTGCCGTATCTTGGGCTTCTGGCAACAGGAAACCTGAATGAAAGTACCGCACGTTTTTACACAGATCACATTTTGCTGACTGCTTATCAACCGATGTTGGCAGAAATGGAATCATTGTTTAATTTTCTGAGGAAAAAGAAAAAAGGGAATCTTCAACCGCTGCTTTTCCAGCATTTGCTAGTAGCTCAGTTTAACTTGCAAACACGTTTTCTGGAAATGATTGACCGGGAAATTGATAATGCGAAGAAAGGTCTGAATGCTGCAATTACGATCAAAATGAATAACCTGGAAGAGGAAGTTTTGATATCGAAATTATACGATGCCTCTAACGTCGGTGTGAAAATAAATCTCATTGTCAGAAGTATTTGTCGGCTGGTACCAGGTGTTCCGGGGCAGAGTGAAAATATAACGATTAAAAGAATTGTTGACCGTTATCTGGAACACGGACGTATTTTCATTTTTCATAATGATGGAAAAGAAGAGGTATATATGGGTTCGGCAGACTGGATGAACAGGAATATTTATCGAAGAATTGAAGTTTGCTTTCCGATATATAATGAAGTCATCAAAAAACAAATGATTGAACTTATTGCATTGCAATGGAGCGATACAGTCCAGGCAGTTTTGATTAATAAGAATCTGGAAAATGTTCCGTTGACCAAAGAAGGCGCAAACGGTGTCAGATCTCAGGAAGCTATTTACAAGTTGTTGTCAGGTCAGGTTTGA
- a CDS encoding Pycsar system effector family protein, translating into MNYSSLLAEVESYVKSAENGNHSDELLYHNIGHTQNVVTHAIQIAKHYNLDDKDYFTVLTAAWFHDSGYYNGIAAGHEERGINVATAFLKEKMVQDEIISAIGGCIRATHMPQSPNNMLEEILCDADLYHFGTDDFQEISKLVRKETELRTGKKIDKGEWRLKTIALLESHHFHTDYCQQLLNSKKQENLEKLIKKALKEGDELPSTKVVSEKKNEPEKTKKQKPESEDFPSKKQKSDRPEKGIETMFRITSGNHQRLSDMADNKANIMISTNSIIISVLLSILLRKLEDNSQLVVPTILLLTVCVTTMVFSILSTRPSVPPGIFTEEDIDQKKVNLLFFGNFYKMSFADYASGMQAMMDDRDFLYGSLTKDIYAQGVVLGKKYRHLRIAYNVFMFGIVISVITFVVSSIFFGS; encoded by the coding sequence ATGAATTATTCTTCTTTATTGGCAGAGGTTGAAAGTTATGTTAAGTCGGCAGAAAATGGAAATCATTCCGATGAATTGCTCTATCACAATATAGGCCATACGCAGAATGTTGTTACGCATGCAATCCAAATAGCGAAACATTATAACCTCGACGACAAAGATTATTTCACGGTACTGACAGCCGCCTGGTTTCATGACTCCGGATATTACAACGGTATCGCTGCCGGACATGAGGAAAGAGGAATCAATGTGGCCACTGCTTTTCTAAAAGAAAAGATGGTTCAGGACGAAATTATCAGCGCTATTGGCGGATGCATACGTGCCACACATATGCCTCAGTCGCCCAATAATATGCTCGAAGAAATTCTATGTGATGCCGATTTATATCACTTCGGGACAGACGATTTTCAGGAGATAAGCAAACTTGTCAGAAAGGAAACGGAGCTGCGTACCGGAAAGAAAATTGATAAGGGTGAATGGAGATTGAAAACGATCGCTTTGCTGGAATCTCATCACTTTCATACCGATTATTGCCAGCAGCTTTTAAATAGTAAAAAGCAGGAAAATCTTGAAAAATTAATAAAAAAAGCACTGAAAGAAGGCGACGAACTTCCCTCAACGAAAGTAGTTTCTGAAAAAAAGAACGAGCCGGAAAAGACTAAAAAACAAAAACCGGAGTCAGAAGATTTTCCATCAAAAAAACAGAAATCCGACCGGCCGGAAAAAGGGATTGAAACCATGTTTCGGATAACCTCCGGTAACCATCAGCGGCTGAGTGATATGGCTGATAACAAGGCCAATATTATGATTTCAACCAACTCAATCATTATTTCAGTTTTATTAAGTATCTTACTTAGGAAACTTGAAGACAATTCGCAGCTGGTTGTGCCCACCATCCTTTTATTAACCGTTTGTGTCACAACAATGGTCTTTTCAATTCTTTCAACCAGGCCCTCTGTTCCACCCGGTATTTTTACCGAGGAAGATATTGATCAGAAGAAAGTCAATCTTCTGTTTTTTGGTAATTTTTACAAAATGAGTTTTGCGGATTATGCTTCCGGAATGCAGGCTATGATGGACGACAGGGACTTTTTGTATGGAAGTCTTACCAAAGATATTTATGCTCAGGGCGTTGTTCTTGGTAAAAAATATCGTCATCTGCGGATAGCCTATAATGTTTTTATGTTTGGAATTGTCATTTCGGTGATCACATTTGTGGTTAGCTCTATATTTTTTGGATCCTGA
- a CDS encoding MATE family efflux transporter, with the protein MKSEATKTIKLALPIIIGELAQMALHLIDSAMVGAISYKQLAAAALVVNTMNIPFVIGIGMTISVSQMVSLSHGRRDGQQVSHYLFNGFCLCALTAILISLTLVFGKNVLYHLGQDPEVVRLALPFMQLMGLSIIPMLLFMTLKQFTDGLEFTKTAMFLSLAGMPVNILLNWLLIYGNWGFPRLELVGAGYATLITRTLIFLALGTTILRHKTFRKYIAVRSKQWVLQRKTLGELLHIGIPSSLQIGMEAGAFAVSGIIIGTIGAVAQAAHQIALSSASFTFMVSMGLAQAGSIRVSNAFGTSNWPKIALIGKSTMITALIYGTFCAVAFAVFRYELPKAFNDNAEVLQLAALLLLFAAVFQISDSTQAISAGLLRGIKDVKAPTILIAIAYWVIGLPTGYLLAFHFKMGAPGIWLGLIIGLTLASVFLINRFLKMSKRNN; encoded by the coding sequence ATGAAAAGTGAAGCTACAAAAACAATAAAGCTGGCATTGCCAATTATTATCGGAGAACTAGCCCAAATGGCTCTCCACCTGATTGACTCGGCCATGGTTGGTGCCATTAGTTACAAACAACTGGCGGCTGCGGCCCTGGTGGTCAACACGATGAACATTCCTTTTGTGATCGGAATTGGTATGACAATTTCTGTTTCTCAAATGGTTTCACTTTCACATGGAAGGCGCGACGGGCAGCAGGTTTCCCATTATTTGTTTAACGGGTTTTGTTTATGCGCGCTTACGGCAATCCTTATTTCGCTAACTCTTGTTTTTGGCAAAAATGTCCTGTATCATCTGGGTCAGGATCCGGAGGTTGTACGCCTTGCGCTTCCTTTCATGCAGCTCATGGGATTATCGATCATTCCGATGTTGCTTTTTATGACGCTGAAACAATTTACAGACGGCCTGGAATTTACAAAAACCGCCATGTTTCTTTCCCTTGCCGGTATGCCTGTAAATATTCTTTTGAACTGGCTGCTTATTTATGGAAACTGGGGATTCCCTCGACTGGAACTGGTTGGCGCAGGCTATGCCACTTTAATTACCCGTACCCTCATTTTCCTTGCTTTGGGTACCACAATTTTAAGACACAAAACGTTTCGCAAATATATTGCGGTTAGAAGTAAACAATGGGTTTTACAACGGAAAACACTTGGAGAATTGCTTCATATTGGTATTCCCAGCAGTTTACAAATCGGCATGGAAGCCGGAGCTTTCGCTGTTTCCGGTATTATTATTGGAACAATCGGAGCTGTGGCACAAGCAGCACATCAGATTGCTCTAAGCAGCGCATCTTTTACATTTATGGTATCTATGGGCCTTGCGCAAGCAGGTTCCATCCGGGTGAGCAACGCTTTTGGGACATCCAACTGGCCGAAAATTGCTCTGATTGGAAAAAGTACAATGATCACCGCATTGATTTATGGTACCTTCTGTGCCGTTGCCTTTGCCGTGTTCCGTTATGAATTACCAAAAGCATTTAATGACAATGCCGAAGTTTTACAGTTGGCTGCTTTACTCCTTTTATTTGCCGCCGTTTTTCAGATATCTGATAGCACGCAAGCCATCAGTGCCGGTTTGTTGAGAGGTATAAAAGACGTGAAAGCGCCAACGATATTGATCGCCATTGCTTATTGGGTGATCGGTTTGCCAACAGGTTATTTACTTGCTTTTCATTTTAAAATGGGTGCTCCCGGCATCTGGCTTGGATTGATCATAGGTCTTACTTTGGCCTCCGTGTTTTTAATCAACCGCTTTTTGAAAATGTCAAAAAGGAATAATTAA
- a CDS encoding TetR/AcrR family transcriptional regulator, whose protein sequence is MARSKEFDEELVLDKAMDLFWFKGYNGISAQELVDGLSLSRSSLYDTYGDKRTLFIRALRRYRSKVTGNMISLLDNAGDVPAVIKAIFQATAVECLGDNSPKGCFMVNSRIELAPHDAEIAEIITENRQAIEDGFYKAIKRGQELGQITTKQSAKALAGFFVNNLWGLKAYSKSEPEKEIIEGTIKIVLSVLEN, encoded by the coding sequence ATGGCAAGATCAAAAGAATTTGATGAAGAACTTGTGCTGGACAAAGCAATGGATTTGTTCTGGTTTAAAGGATATAATGGTATTTCGGCCCAGGAACTTGTTGACGGATTAAGTCTTAGCCGTTCAAGTTTATATGATACCTATGGCGATAAAAGAACGCTGTTTATCAGAGCTTTAAGGCGTTATCGCAGCAAGGTTACCGGAAATATGATTTCCCTTCTGGATAATGCCGGGGATGTTCCTGCTGTCATTAAAGCAATTTTTCAGGCAACGGCTGTGGAGTGTCTTGGTGATAACTCACCAAAGGGTTGTTTTATGGTTAATTCAAGAATTGAACTTGCGCCGCACGATGCAGAAATTGCAGAAATAATCACTGAAAATCGTCAGGCGATTGAAGATGGGTTTTATAAAGCAATTAAAAGAGGGCAGGAGCTGGGCCAAATTACAACAAAACAGTCAGCGAAGGCATTAGCCGGATTTTTTGTCAATAACCTCTGGGGATTAAAGGCTTACAGTAAATCTGAACCGGAAAAAGAGATCATTGAAGGGACGATTAAAATTGTTCTGTCTGTTCTGGAAAATTGA